GAACTCGTCGCTGCCTGTGACGATATCGACGCCGATCCGTCGATCGGCGCGGCGGTCATCAAGGGTGCCGCGGGCACCTTCTGCTCGGGCGCCGATCGGCGACGCTGGACGCCCGGAGTGGACCAGGCCGAAGATGCGACATTCAAGGAATCGGGGTCGGTCTATGCCGGTTTCCGGCGGGTCGGCGACCTGACCGTTCCCACCATTGCGGCAGTACGCGGTGCCGCGGTGGGCGCGGGAATGAACCTGCTGCTCGCCACTGATCTTCGAATCGTCGCGCGCAACGCCCGAATCATGGCCGGCTTCCTGCGTATCAATCTGCATCCGGGCGGTGGATTCTTCACGATCACGCACCGCACCGCAGGACGTGAAGCCACCGCTGCAATGGGGTTGTTCAGCGAGGAGATCGACGGCACCCGCGCCGTCGAGATCGGTCTCGCCTGGGCAGCATTCGACGACGATCAAGTAGAAGCAGAGGCGATGAAGCTCGCTGCGCGACCGGCGCAAGATCCAGAGCTCGCCCGTGAAGCGACGCGCTCGTTCCGGGTCGAGGCCGCGAATCCAGGTATCGGGTGGGATGCGGCGCTGCAGTTCGAACGCGCGACCCAGATGTGGTCGCAGCGCCGCCGAAACAGTTCCTGAGGCCGAGTGCATCGGTCTCTATACGACGAGGGCCCTATAGAAGGAAGAGTTGACATGAATCACCGAAGGACCGGACTCCTTGCGATCTCGCTCGTTGCCTGCCTCGCGCTGGCAACCGGCTGCGGGTCGGACAGCGGAAATACCGGCGGAAGCTCCGAACGAGAGGCAAGCACCAGCGACTGTCCGCCCGTTGACGACGCCAAAGTGGACCCCGAGGGGCATTTCACCTGGATCTACAGTGTCGGCAACACCGGCTTCGATCCGGCAACGATCACGACGAACAACAGCCAGATGTACCTGTACCCGATCTACGACAGCCTGGTACATGTCGACGCGGCTGGCGAACCACAACCGATGCTCGCCAGCGACTGGGAGATCAGCGAGGACGGGCTGTCGCTGGAGATGGACCTGATCTCCGGGTGGACCTATCACGACGGAACGCCCTTCGATGCCGAGTCGGTCAAGGCAAACCTTGATCGTCACCGCGCACAGGGCAGCTGGAACGCCAATGCGCTGTCGGACGTGGCAGAGGTGACCGTGAATGATGCGGCCACCGTGACAATCACGACCCAGAGCGGCGCTGCGCCGCTGGTGCCAATCCTGGCTGGGTCAGCCGGCATGATGATGAGCCCCGCAGTGTTCGACGATCCGAGCCAGGAGCTGAACCCGACCGGTGGCTCGGGTGCATTCACCCTCGCCAGCTACCAGCCCGGCGCATCAGTCCACTACGAAGCGGTGGATAACTACTGGGACCCGGACGCGTTGAAGGTCAAGGAGATGACGTACCTCATCTCCGGGGACGACAATGCACGACTGAACTCGGTGCTCACCGGACAGAGTGACACCACGTTCTTGCGAGCGAGCATGTACGAGGCCGCTCAGGCAGATCCCGCTGCGGTGGTGTGTGAGGCGCCGAGCCTCTCGGCGTACAACTTCACCCTCAACGTCGACAAGGCCGAGTTCGACAAACCCGAGGTCCGCGAGGCCATCGATTACGCTATCGATCGCCAATCGATCGCTGCCGTCACCAACGGCTTCTGTGCTCCCGGTGTCCAGATGTATCCGGACTTCTACTTCGCGGCCTCGGACAACCTGACACCCAGCGACGAGGACTACAACCCGGAGAAGGCCAAGGAACTGCTGGCCTCGGTTGGCCTTGAAGAGGGCTTCAGCTTCTCGCTCGTGGTGATCAACCTCGCGCTGTACCAGCAGATCGCGGAGGTCATTCAGGCGAACCTGGCGGCGGTCGGTATCACGATGGAGATTCTTCCGGTCGACATCTCGAAGCTCGCTGACGACTTCTCGGTCAATCAGTCCGCGGATGCGCAGATGTCCGAACAGAAGGCCGAACAGGACCCGAGCATCCAGGTCGAGTCCTACCTGCTGGAAGGCGGGTTCATGAACCCCGGCGGCTGGTCCAACGACGAGGTCGCGGACCTCGCCGAGCAGGCGCGCACCGGAAAAACCAATGACGAACGAGGTGAGCTCTACGCCGAGCTCTTCGAGAAGGTCGACGAGGTCACCGGGCCGAACATCACCCTGTGCCACCTCACGACACCGTTCGTGCTGAACGACCAGACCATGGGCGTGGAGATCTACGCCGATGCGTCACGTCAGTTCCGAGGCGTGGCAAAAGCCACGTCCTAGTCCGCATGGGTAGCCCTCCGGCAGTGCGCCGGAGAGCTACCTCCGGCCAGGAGGTACCAGATTGCTCAGACTGATCGCCAAACGGGTGCTGACCGCGGTTCCGCTGCTCATCGTTGTCAGCTTCGTCATCTTCTGGCTGATGCAGCAGGCAGGTAACCCCGCCGCACAGCTCGCCGGCAACAATCCGAGTGACGAGGACATAGCCCGAGTGGAGCAAGAGCTCGGGTTCGATCAGCCGTTTTTCATCCGTTACCTCAAGTGGCTGGGTGCCGCGTTCCAGGGCGACTTCGGGACGTCGTACTTCACCGGTGAAAGTGTCACGAACTCGATCGTGTCGCGGCTACCGGTGACGCTCTCACTCGTCGCTGTGGCGCTGGCGCTGGCCATCATCCTCGGCATCACCCTCGGCCTGATCGCCGGACTGAATCCCGGTACCTGGATCGACCGTGCCGCAACGATCCTGGCCAGCGTGGGAGTGGCGTTGCCGTACTTCTGGGTCGGCATGATGCTCGTGCTCGCGTTCTCTATCAATGCGCCCCTTCTACCGGCCACCGGTTACGTGTCGTTCTGGGACAACCCCGTCGGGTGGTTTAGCCACCTGATTCTTCCCGGGCTCGCATTGGCCATCGCGCCGATGGCCGTGGTCGCACGTCAGACGCGCGCGTCGGTAGCCGAGGTAATGACCCAGGACTACATTCGCACAGCGACGGCGAAGGGCTTGACTAAATATCGCGTTGTTGCCAAACACGCGCTGAAGAATGCCGCGGTGCCGGTGGTGACCGCATTCGGCCTGGAAGCCAATCGGTTGATCGGCGGCACTGTAGTCATCGAGCAACTGTTTGTGCTCCCAGGGCTCGGCCGGCTGGCCTACGAGTCGGTGTTCGCTCGTGACTTTCCACAAGTACAGGGCGTTCTGCTGTTCACCGCGATCATGGTGCTCTTGATCAACCTGCTCATAGACGTGTCCTACGCGTACTTCAACCCGAGGATCCGCCAGTCATGACCAACGATCTCACTCACGACAACATCCCGTCGGACCCGAGGCTCACCGTGCAAAGCACCGGCAGTGGGTCTGGTCCGGAACCCGTAGCGGACGCCAATGCGCAACCACAGACAGCGTTCGTGAAGGCTCCGGGTCTCAAGCGATTCCTCCGGCGGTTTTTCAGCAATAAGCTAGGAGTGATCTCGGCATCGCTGCTGCTGATCATCATTCTCGGCTCGGTGTTGGCGCCAGTCATCGCGCCCTACGACCCAGATGCGGTCGATGTTGCCAATCGACTGTCCGGCTCAACATCCGAGCACTGGCTCGGTACGGACGGGCTCGGTCGCGACACTTTGACGCGGTTGCTGTACGCGGGCCGTATCTCGTTGCTCGCGGCGGGCACCGCCGTCGGCATCGCCATCCTGGTCGGGGTTCCGCTCGGGATGCTCGCCGGATACTACGGCGGAAAAGTCGACTGGATCCTTAGTCGGGCAGCGGACGTGCTGATGACTTTCCCGGCAGTCCTGCTGGCCATGGCGATCATCGCCGCCCGCGGCCCGGGTCTTCAGACCGCTATGTACGCGCTGGGGATCGTCTACGCACCAAGGCTGTTCCGGGTCGTCCGCAGCTCAGCACTGGCCGTTCGCGCGGAGACGTACATCGAGGCCAGCGAAAGCATCGGAACGCCGGTTATGCGAATCATTCGCACCCGGATTCTGCCGAACATCCTATCGCCATTGCTGGTTCAGATCTCTCTGCTGCTGGCCGCTGCGCTCTTGGCTGAAGCGTCATTGAGCCTGCTCGGGCTGGGAGTCGTGCCACCGACGCCGAGTTGGGGCAACATGCTCGGCGTCGGATTCCCGGACATTCGCACCGCACCACTGCTGGTGGTCTACCCAGGGGTCGCCATTGCGCTGACCACGATCTCGTTCAATCTCCTCGGTGACGCGCTGCGCGACAGCTTCGGCCGAGAGGTCCGCAAGGGGGACTAGATGACATCAACTACTGAAGAACCGATGATGCAGGACAACAACCCGCCGGTAGCCGACCCGTTACTGCGCTTCGACGAGCTGAGCGTCGACTTTGCGACCGAGTTCGGCTGGGCCAACGTGGTTGATCAGGTCTCGTTCGAGGTGGGACGCAATGAGATCGTCGGGCTCGTCGGCGAGTCGGGGTCAGGAAAGTCGGTGACGAGTCTGTCGATTCTCGGCTTGATCCCGCAGCCGCCCGGACGTATCTCGCACGGGCACATCTGGTACGGGGCTGAGGATCTCACGCAGATTTCCGCGAACCGGATGCGGACCATCCGGGGCAACGAGATCTCGATGATCTTCCAGGAGCCCATGACAAGCCTCAACCCAGCCTTCACTGTGGGCGATCAGATCGCCGAGGCTTACCGGCTGCACCGCAAAGCGAGCCGCCGGGTTGCCATGGACCGTGCGGTCGAGATGCTCGACCTCGTGGGAATCCCCAACCCAGGACGACGAGCTAAGGACTATCCGCACGAGTTCTCCGGCGGCATGCGGCAGCGTGCCATGATTGCCATGGCGCTGGTCTGCGACCCGCAACTGCTCATTGCCGACGAACCGACAACAGCACTCGATGTGACGATTCAAGCGCAGATTCTCGAACTGCTGTTCAAGCTCCGCGAAGAGATCGGCATGGGGATCATCTTCATCACCCACGACCTCGGAGTTGTCGCGGAGATCTGCGACAAGGTCGTCGTGATGTACGCAGGGCAGACAGTCGAGAAGGCCGTCGGTCACGACCTGTTTGTCGAGCCGCGTCACCCCTACACTCATGGCCTGCTCACCTCGATGCCGCAGCTCGGTCCGCGTGACAAGCGACTGGCCTCGATCCCCGGCCGCACGCCCGAACCATGGGCCATGCCCGAGGGGTGCCGTTTCAACCCACGCTGCTCGTTCGCTCAAGAGCAGTGCCGCGACGATGCGCTGGAAATGATCCAGCTCGGTGACTCCCGTTCGACGCGATGTATCCGTTCCCATGAACTCACGCTGGAGGGTGCTAAGTGAACACCGACAACGTGACGACCGAGACCGAGTCGACCAATCCGAACACGCTGATCCGTGTCCAGCACCTGGACGTCACCTTCAGCCGCA
The Cumulibacter soli genome window above contains:
- a CDS encoding enoyl-CoA hydratase-related protein, translated to MGRIALEKQDGIAVITIDSPEVKNGLTPEMGRELVAACDDIDADPSIGAAVIKGAAGTFCSGADRRRWTPGVDQAEDATFKESGSVYAGFRRVGDLTVPTIAAVRGAAVGAGMNLLLATDLRIVARNARIMAGFLRINLHPGGGFFTITHRTAGREATAAMGLFSEEIDGTRAVEIGLAWAAFDDDQVEAEAMKLAARPAQDPELAREATRSFRVEAANPGIGWDAALQFERATQMWSQRRRNSS
- a CDS encoding ABC transporter substrate-binding protein, with product MNHRRTGLLAISLVACLALATGCGSDSGNTGGSSEREASTSDCPPVDDAKVDPEGHFTWIYSVGNTGFDPATITTNNSQMYLYPIYDSLVHVDAAGEPQPMLASDWEISEDGLSLEMDLISGWTYHDGTPFDAESVKANLDRHRAQGSWNANALSDVAEVTVNDAATVTITTQSGAAPLVPILAGSAGMMMSPAVFDDPSQELNPTGGSGAFTLASYQPGASVHYEAVDNYWDPDALKVKEMTYLISGDDNARLNSVLTGQSDTTFLRASMYEAAQADPAAVVCEAPSLSAYNFTLNVDKAEFDKPEVREAIDYAIDRQSIAAVTNGFCAPGVQMYPDFYFAASDNLTPSDEDYNPEKAKELLASVGLEEGFSFSLVVINLALYQQIAEVIQANLAAVGITMEILPVDISKLADDFSVNQSADAQMSEQKAEQDPSIQVESYLLEGGFMNPGGWSNDEVADLAEQARTGKTNDERGELYAELFEKVDEVTGPNITLCHLTTPFVLNDQTMGVEIYADASRQFRGVAKATS
- a CDS encoding ABC transporter permease; this translates as MLRLIAKRVLTAVPLLIVVSFVIFWLMQQAGNPAAQLAGNNPSDEDIARVEQELGFDQPFFIRYLKWLGAAFQGDFGTSYFTGESVTNSIVSRLPVTLSLVAVALALAIILGITLGLIAGLNPGTWIDRAATILASVGVALPYFWVGMMLVLAFSINAPLLPATGYVSFWDNPVGWFSHLILPGLALAIAPMAVVARQTRASVAEVMTQDYIRTATAKGLTKYRVVAKHALKNAAVPVVTAFGLEANRLIGGTVVIEQLFVLPGLGRLAYESVFARDFPQVQGVLLFTAIMVLLINLLIDVSYAYFNPRIRQS
- a CDS encoding ABC transporter permease, with protein sequence MTNDLTHDNIPSDPRLTVQSTGSGSGPEPVADANAQPQTAFVKAPGLKRFLRRFFSNKLGVISASLLLIIILGSVLAPVIAPYDPDAVDVANRLSGSTSEHWLGTDGLGRDTLTRLLYAGRISLLAAGTAVGIAILVGVPLGMLAGYYGGKVDWILSRAADVLMTFPAVLLAMAIIAARGPGLQTAMYALGIVYAPRLFRVVRSSALAVRAETYIEASESIGTPVMRIIRTRILPNILSPLLVQISLLLAAALLAEASLSLLGLGVVPPTPSWGNMLGVGFPDIRTAPLLVVYPGVAIALTTISFNLLGDALRDSFGREVRKGD
- a CDS encoding ABC transporter ATP-binding protein, which encodes MTSTTEEPMMQDNNPPVADPLLRFDELSVDFATEFGWANVVDQVSFEVGRNEIVGLVGESGSGKSVTSLSILGLIPQPPGRISHGHIWYGAEDLTQISANRMRTIRGNEISMIFQEPMTSLNPAFTVGDQIAEAYRLHRKASRRVAMDRAVEMLDLVGIPNPGRRAKDYPHEFSGGMRQRAMIAMALVCDPQLLIADEPTTALDVTIQAQILELLFKLREEIGMGIIFITHDLGVVAEICDKVVVMYAGQTVEKAVGHDLFVEPRHPYTHGLLTSMPQLGPRDKRLASIPGRTPEPWAMPEGCRFNPRCSFAQEQCRDDALEMIQLGDSRSTRCIRSHELTLEGAK